In one Palaemon carinicauda isolate YSFRI2023 chromosome 25, ASM3689809v2, whole genome shotgun sequence genomic region, the following are encoded:
- the LOC137618852 gene encoding protein FAM200C-like — protein sequence MLPQNVFDTMDRESVCSALPAVELERLRIEARLREKEAEAECERKEADLELEKLEAELKHVSMENSLWTLVQNPFNTDVELLLESLQEEAIDLKCDLSMKRDFETMKLEEFWVKYLPMYPKVGEEALRVFLPFSSTYLCEAGFSALFVLKTIQRNRLDIENDLRCVLSSFNSRISDLVRKKQQQPSH from the exons ATGTTACCTCAGAATGTGTTTgatacgatggatagagaatcagtgtgttctgctttacctgctgtggaacttgaaaggcttagaatagaagctcgtttGAGAGAAAAAGAGGCTGAGGCTGAGTGTGAGAGAAAAGAAGCAGATTTAGAACTTGAGAaattagaagcagaattaaaac ATGTCTCAATGGAGAATTCTCTTTGGACATTGGTGCAGAATCCATTTAACACTGATGTGGAGTTGCTACTGGAATCACTGCAAGAGGAAGCCATCGATTTGAAATGTGACTTGAGCATGAAAAGGGACTTTGAAACAATGAAGTTAGAAGAGTTTTGGGTGAAATATCTCCCCATGTACCCAAAAGTAGGTGAAGAAGCACTTCGTGTgtttcttcccttttcttctacttatctttgtgaagcaggattttcagcTCTTTTTGTTCTGAAAACAATACAGCGGAACCGACTTGATATAGAAAATGACTTGCGTTGTGTGCTGTCATCCTTCAATTctagaatttctgatcttgtgaggaagaagcagcagcaacCATCTCACTAA